In the Colletotrichum lupini chromosome 1, complete sequence genome, one interval contains:
- a CDS encoding DENN domain-containing protein, giving the protein MAPSLNAHSSFTRPRTGDRDGRPTTRDQGDNNLIIPSRTSSLHSRITQPIPSTLNAKPQQRTPKTLTHAYMVCGVGREPSQWVKAPAPAQGKIGHMKGAVGQFWLPEILGSSPRLEQDNEIARSLHAAMRACFPHDVEICTGRSQPHCVHHAFVLQQDSSHTLYGICLRVWSRADEKRAETIRDLRKRTEPDYYDNPDETYWIPYCLSFLSRYPLYNLLGDYLRGMWIHWNKATNLFHAEEVSRILSFPAPRLNDLVRIDMKDYALCYQFPSSPTGFQNFAMWPLFCCLSIPNIVGVVEAAISPTRRIIFVSHYPAMLTMAAETVRYCVRVYEWSGLYVPVVHARHAKDLVQEPGPYILGVTAECRSLFTAPTDALVVDLDRNFVLTSSPPTALNPSQRNKFVTRLTQSLNGDVTPSGVPPHLRSAYGGGKLVPAGQIIVMRGEVESIQDPEWWNQDTVMAVMDHVCEKMGRNTGIKAVFGGSVKKPLMTKVSMRHLNEIVRERNQYSRDALEAWQDFINLKGRMDTELNKVTKRNNYLNEELESWKQQFLKFQAFAEQLTKETQDLKAKIETHKRENRRLAGLIDQQKDDNGRLNVRLGATEKQRDDALEALVLQQEIAEELERERKRNKKELAALQHTNVTILRQRDEARRVVLHLRSLIGGQSHHMEHLVQSLTKPDDLAHEIEEGFEPEMGEDGITPREADVNQARLLSAAAEANKRLSTSSFKDVADRHLKDKTDAIAHIIRNIAEQCQAAVEGLQLAQDADFDERSASAARLRAQRRRSNLSATHSDDGHETQSNATSDMGEDSLLHPASGRISSIPPTPDLVPNRSSTAMSFASSAATPERSSQQYMIHQDIPTKIVEDDEDFEEDRSESETMPQQTVGKHTDSLIHRPSGARISALGGTR; this is encoded by the exons ATGGCGCCTTCGCTGAACGCACACTCGTCCTTCACCCGGCCCCGGACCGGCGACCGCGATGGTCGACCTACCACCCGTGATCAGGGAGACAACAACCTCATTATCCCGAGCCGTACTTCCTCCCTTCACTCGCGCATCACCCAGCCGATTCCCTCGACCCTGAATGCGAAGCCCCAGCAGCGCACCCCAAAGACGCTTACTCACGCCTACATGGTATGCGGTGTTGGCAGAGAACCTTCGCAATGGGTCAAGGCCCCAGCCCCTGCACAGGGCAAGATTGGCCACATGAAGGGCGCTGTTGGTCAATTCTGGCTGCCCGAGATTCTTGGAAGCAGCCCGAGGTTGGAGCAAGACAACGAGATCGCCAGGTCGTTGCACGCTGCCATGCGG GCTTGCTTTCCCCACGACGTTGAGATCTGCACTGGCCGCAGCCAGCCTCACTGCGTCCACCATGCCTTCGTTCTACAGCAAGACTCGTCCCACACTTTGTATGGAATCTGTCTTCGCGTATGGTCGCGAGCCGACGAGAAGAGGGCCGAGACAATTCGGGATCTGCGTAAAAGAACTGAACCAGACTATTACGACAACCCCGATGAGACTTACTGGATTCCCTACTGCTTGTCATTCCTGTCTCGGTACCCGCTGTACAACCTTCTTGGAGACTACTTGCGAGGCATGTGGATCCACTGGAACAAGGCTACTAACTTGTTCCACGCCGAGGAGGTCTCGCGCATTCTCAGCTTTCCAGCTCCGAGACTCAACGACTTGGTTCGCATTGACATGAAAGATTATGCTCTTTGCTACCAATTCCCCTCGTCGCCTACTGGCTTCCAGAACTTCGCCATGTGGCCACTGTTCTGCTGCTTGTCCATCCCCAACATTGTGGGTGTCGTTGAGGCCGCCATTTCACCAACTCGTCGCATCATCTTTGTCAGTCACTACCCGGCCATGCTCACCATGGCTGCAGAGACTGTCAGATACTGCGTTCGCGTCTACGAATGGAGTGGCCTCTATGTCCCAGTTGTGCATGCCCGCCATGCCAAGGATTTAGTTCAGGAGCCCGGTCCATATATCCTCGGTGTCACGGCCGAGTGCCGCTCCTTGTTCACCGCGCCAACGGATGCTCTGGTTGTTGACCTCGACCGCAACTTCGTTCTCACTTCTAGCCCCCCGACCGCACTCAACCCCAGCCAGCGTAACAAGTTCGTCACCCGCCTGACACAGTCTCTCAACGGAGATGTGACTCCCTCCGGCGTTCCCCCTCATCTCCGCTCCGCTTACGGTGGCGGCAAGCTCGTCCCCGCCGGCCAGATCATTGTTATGCGTGGAGAAGTCGAGTCCATCCAAGATCCCGAATGGTGGAACCAGGATACTGTTATGGCCGTCATGGATCATGTCTGCGAGAAGATGGGCCGCAACACGGGCATCAAGGCTGTCTTTGGTGGCTCCGTCAAGAAGCCCTTGATGACCAAGGTCTCGATGAGACATCTCAACGAGATTGTCCGCGAGAGAAACCAGTACTCCCGTGATGCTCTCGAGGCTTGGCAGGACTTCATCAACCTGAAGGGCCGCATGGATACCGAGCTCAACAAGGTCACAAAACGCAACAACTATCTCAACGAGGAGCTGGAGAGTTGGAAGCAGCAGTTCCTCAAGTTCCAGGCATTTGCTGAACAGCTCACCAAGGAGACCCAGGATCTCAAGGCCAAGATCGAAACTCACAAGAGGGAGAACAGACGCCTTGCAGGTCTCATTGATCAGCAGAAGGATGACAACGGTCGTCTCAATGTCCGTCTCGGTGCTACTGAGAAGCAGCGTGATGACGCTCTCGAAGCATTGGTCCTCCAACAGGAGATCGCCGAGGAACTCGAGCGCGAGCGTAAGCGGAACAAGAAGGAGCTTGCTGCTCTTCAGCACACCAACGTCACCATCCTCAGACAGCGTGACGAGGCTCGCCGTGTTGTGCTGCATCTGCGCAGCTTGATTGGCGGCCAGAGCCATCACATGGAGCATCTGGTTCAATCTTTGACCAAGCCCGATGACTTGGCGCACGAAATCGAGGAAGGCTTCGAGCCAGAGATGGGTGAGGATGGCATCACTCCCAGAGAAGCCGACGTCAACCAGGCCCGCCTCCTCTCTGCCGCCGCTGAGGCGAACAAGAGGCTCTCCACTTCGAGCTTCAAGGATGTGGCCGATCGCCACCTCAAGGACAAGACTGATGCCATTGCGCACATTATTAGAAACATTGCCGAGCAATGCCAGGCTGCCGTTGAGGGCCTGCAGTTGGCCCAAGACGCCGACTTTGATGAGCGCTCTGCTAGCGCGGCACGCCTTCGCGCCCAGCGCCGTCGCAGCAACCTCTCCGCCACCCACAGCGATGACGGTCACGAGACTCAGTCAAACGCAACATCTGACATGGGCGAAGATAGCCTCCTTCACCCTGCTTCTGGTCGGATATCCAGCATCCCCCCCACCCCGGACCTGGTCCCCAACCGGAGTAGCACAGCGATGTCCTTCGCTTCCAGCGCTGCAACTCCCGAGCGCTCAAGTCAGCAGTATATGATCCATCAGGACATCCCTACCAAGATTGTTGAGGATGATGAGGACTTCGAGGAGGATCGCAGCGAGTCCGAGACGATGCCTCAGCAGACCGTCGGTAAGCACACCGACAGCCTGATCCACCGTCCGTCTGGAGCACGCATCAGCGCTCTTGGCGGTACCCGCTGA